The Kineococcus rhizosphaerae DNA window CCGAACTGCTGGCGCTGGAAGGCCGCGCGGTAGATGAACATCGCCACCGACAGCGTCTGGTCGCTCGGGCCGCCCTGGGTGAGCAGGAACGGCTCGTCGAAGATCTGCGCCGCGGAGATGAACGAGGTGACGGCGACGAACGCGGTGACGGGTTTCAGCGCGGGCAGCGTCACGGAGGTGAAGCTGCGCCACCAGCCGGCGCCGTCGAGGGCGGCCGCCTCGTAGAGGTCCTTCGGCACGTTCTGCAGACCGGCCAGGAAGAAGATCGTCAGGTACCCCGCCCAGCGCCAGAGCATGACCAGGGAGATGGCGACCTTGGCGATGGTCGGGTCGCCGAGCCAGTCGACGCCGCCGAGGCCGAACAGCGCGTGCAGCAGCGAGTTCGCCAGGCCGTAGTTCTGGTCGAAGACGAGGCTGAAGATGAGCGCGACGATGATGGGCGAGACGACCATCGGGACGAAGTACGTGACCCGGAACGCGTCGCGGGCCCGCAGGCCCCGGGCGTTCAGGGCCGTGGCGAGCAGCAGCGACACGGGCACGATGACGACGACGGCCACCGCGACGTAGAGGAGCGTGTTGACGAGCGCCTTGTGGAAGCTGGAGTC harbors:
- a CDS encoding carbohydrate ABC transporter permease: MATQETLPAPTSTRTGAPRPRSTTATRAPYAFIAPFYVLFVLFMLVPIVASLYLSLTSWAGLGAPEWIGLRNYANLFTDSSFHKALVNTLLYVAVAVVVIVPVSLLLATALNARGLRARDAFRVTYFVPMVVSPIIVALIFSLVFDQNYGLANSLLHALFGLGGVDWLGDPTIAKVAISLVMLWRWAGYLTIFFLAGLQNVPKDLYEAAALDGAGWWRSFTSVTLPALKPVTAFVAVTSFISAAQIFDEPFLLTQGGPSDQTLSVAMFIYRAAFQRQQFGYAAAGGVVLFVVVFLVSQGFNRLLGIGRSS